A single region of the Aptenodytes patagonicus chromosome 7, bAptPat1.pri.cur, whole genome shotgun sequence genome encodes:
- the INCENP gene encoding inner centromere protein isoform X3 — translation MFSSHYSDEPELMPKTPSQKNRQRRKRLSALQEENQELGRKRLSRRRNSSLKLVPATRYSQRLRNKENLELVRAEAKEISPPRRVTRSQTATSARSSKVCPETPPVQQVEGKVPLAEADVSDHVSAEMHLQKSASKPSEKLFATILLSSDDGSPKESRVAKLPPVPAASELMVPCTPEADDAGESEAASKPKTGKAANTTVILSEEPRLEEVDDSAQVQEGSDKEPSQRIRDSPGTPTGCRLSRRSVRRSLMGKTSMTRRTSLAEKYSLASKRESMIRKSITRTTVKRKAARKSSVSSSRMDVSSSGEVPEDEETVLKTGPPPGPCTPSKLNPQSPQMSLRSRTVSRNEEPQETSNNENNLNKNRETQEPPQSARRKPSYKRAVDERYDNQQAEDGGLSPPRRKTPSPTFPASKVVRPFKTFLHTVQKNQLLMTPSSVGRNGVIKSFIRYNTPLQSDPKEKERQKLETLRKKQEAEQLRKQKLEEEKKRRLEEAKLKREERLRKVLQARERAEQIEEERKRRIEQKIALFDEKTEKVREERLAEEKIKKKAAAKKMEEAEARRRHDEEARKQKALQQEEEERRHKELMQKRKEEEQERARKIAEQRQAEQEREKQLAAERELERKKEQERIQAEKLREQQEKAARLQKEVLAAKEQLRKEMEKKENSPACNSYQMTPQAHKEPKPPMINPNNYGLDLNSDDSTDDESQPRKPVPAWATGSQLSQAVVHQYYNPPNVDALFGVIASPKLEDIFYKSKPRYFKRTSSAVWSSPPFPGAKSVLGLPYSLKKY, via the exons ATTATCTAGAAGGAGGAATAGCAGTCTCAAACTGGTACCCGCCACGCGATATTCTCAACGACTCCGAAATAAAGAAAACCTGGAGCTAGTCAGGGCTGAGGCCAAAGAAATCTCTCCGCCTCGACGTGTGACAAGATCCCAGACTGCAACATCTGCTAGAAGCTCCAAGGTCTGTCCCGAGACCCCTCCTGTCCAGCAAGTAGAAGGGAAGGTTCCCTTAGCAGAAGCTGATGTCAGTGATCACGTTAGCGCTGAGATGCACCTCCAGAAGAGTGCATCTAAACCATCAGAGAAGCTCTTCGCGACCATCCTCTTGAGCTCAGATGATGGTTCTCCCAAGGAAAGCAGGGTTGCCAAATTGCCGCCTGTGCCTGCAGCCTCTGAGCTGATGGTCCCTTGCACCCCCGAGGCAGACGATGCAGGAGAAAGCGAGGCTGCGTCTAAGCCGAAAACAGGAAAGGCAGCTAATACTACAGTCATTTTAAGTGAAGAGCCTAGGCTGGAGGAGGTAGATGACTCTGCTCAGGTGCAAGAGGGGTCTGATAAGGAGCCTTCCCAGCGCATAAGGGATAGCCCAGGGACTCCGACAGGCTGTAGGCTGAGCCGTCGCTCAGTGCGCAGGAGTCTGATGGGTAAAACGTCCATGACTCGCAGAACCTCCTTGGCAGAGAAATACTCACTAGCCAGCAAGAGGGAAAGTATGATCAGGAAATCTATCACCAGGACAACGGTCAAGAGGAAGGCAGCTCGAAAGTCATCTGTGTCCTCCAGTCGCATGGATG tctCCAGCTCTGGAGAGGTGCCAGAGGATGAAGAAACAGTTCTCAAAACTGG gcCTCCTCCTGGACCTTGTACCCCCTCCAAGTTG AATCCCCAAAGTCCACAAATGTCACTTCGCTCTCGAACCGTCAGCAGAAATGAAGAGCCGCAGGAGACAAGCAACAACG aaaacaactTAAATAAGAACAGGGAGACCCAGGAGCCACCCCAGAGTGCCAG GAGAAAGCCAAGTTACAAAAGAGCTGTGGATGAACGCTATGACAACCAGCAAGCAGAAGATGGAGGGCTTTCTCCTCCGAGAAGAAAGACCCCATCCCCTACCTTTCCAGCCAGCAAA GTTGTACgtcctttcaaaacatttttgcacactgtgcagaagaaccagctcctcATGACGCCAAGCTCTGTGGGGAGAAATGGAGTAATAAAATCTTTTATCAGGTACAACACTCCTCTCCAATCTGATCCCAAG GAAAAGGAGAGACAGAAGCTAGAGACTCTGAGGAAAAAGCAAGAAGCCGAGCAGCTGAGAAAACAAaaactggaggaagaaaagaaacggCGACTAGAAGAGGCAAAGCT GAAGCGTGAGGAGCGTCTGCGCAAAGTCTTGCAAGCTCGGGAACGGGCAGAGCAAatagaggaagagaggaaaaggcgCATTGAGCAGAAGATAGCTCTGTTTGATGAGAAGACTGAGAAG GTGCGGGAAGAAAGGTTGGCAGAAGAGAAGATCAAAAAGAAGGCAGCTGCcaagaaaatggaagaagcagAGGCCCGGCGCAGGCATGATGAAGAggccagaaaacaaaaagcactgCAGCAG gaggaggaggaacgtCGGCACAAAGAGCTAAtgcagaagaggaaggaagaggagcaggaacGTGCCAGGAAGATTGCTGAGCAGAGACAGgcagaacaggagagagagaaacagctggctgcagagagagagctggagaggaagaaggaacaggagagaaTCCAGGCAGAAAA GCTACGTGAACAGCAGGAGAAGGCTGCTCGCCTGCAGAAGGAAGTGTTGGCTGCTAAAGAACAGCTCCGCaaggagatggagaagaaagaa AATTCACCTGCCTGCAATTCATACCAGATGACTCCACAGGCTCACAAAGAGCCAAAGCCCCCCATGATAAATCCAAACAACTATGGACTGGATCTGAACAGCGATGACTCTACTGATGACGAAAGCCAGCCTCGCAAGCCCGTCCCTGCCTGGGCCACTG GGAGTCAGCTTAGCCAAGCTGTAGTCCACCAGTACTACAACCCTCCCAATGTCGACGCGCTCTTTGGGGTGATCGCAAGCCCCAAGCTGGAGGACATCTTTTACAAAAGTAAACCGCGCTACTTCAAGCGCACAAGCTCTGCTGTGTGGAGTTCCCCGCCGTTTCCAGGTGCCAAATCGGTTCTAGGTCTGCCATACAGCCTGAAAAAGTACTGA
- the INCENP gene encoding inner centromere protein isoform X1, whose amino-acid sequence MVAAAMTAGPAQLPAVCDRRLAEFLRQVDDTDLVWLEEIREEAARMFSSHYSDEPELMPKTPSQKNRQRRKRLSALQEENQELGRKRLSRRRNSSLKLVPATRYSQRLRNKENLELVRAEAKEISPPRRVTRSQTATSARSSKVCPETPPVQQVEGKVPLAEADVSDHVSAEMHLQKSASKPSEKLFATILLSSDDGSPKESRVAKLPPVPAASELMVPCTPEADDAGESEAASKPKTGKAANTTVILSEEPRLEEVDDSAQVQEGSDKEPSQRIRDSPGTPTGCRLSRRSVRRSLMGKTSMTRRTSLAEKYSLASKRESMIRKSITRTTVKRKAARKSSVSSSRMDVSSSGEVPEDEETVLKTGPPPGPCTPSKLNPQSPQMSLRSRTVSRNEEPQETSNNENNLNKNRETQEPPQSARRKPSYKRAVDERYDNQQAEDGGLSPPRRKTPSPTFPASKVVRPFKTFLHTVQKNQLLMTPSSVGRNGVIKSFIRYNTPLQSDPKEKERQKLETLRKKQEAEQLRKQKLEEEKKRRLEEAKLKREERLRKVLQARERAEQIEEERKRRIEQKIALFDEKTEKVREERLAEEKIKKKAAAKKMEEAEARRRHDEEARKQKALQQEEEERRHKELMQKRKEEEQERARKIAEQRQAEQEREKQLAAERELERKKEQERIQAEKLREQQEKAARLQKEVLAAKEQLRKEMEKKEQEQRLAEMKRQEQEQKKLPEEQKAKDIAQTQHLENKENSPACNSYQMTPQAHKEPKPPMINPNNYGLDLNSDDSTDDESQPRKPVPAWATGSQLSQAVVHQYYNPPNVDALFGVIASPKLEDIFYKSKPRYFKRTSSAVWSSPPFPGAKSVLGLPYSLKKY is encoded by the exons ATTATCTAGAAGGAGGAATAGCAGTCTCAAACTGGTACCCGCCACGCGATATTCTCAACGACTCCGAAATAAAGAAAACCTGGAGCTAGTCAGGGCTGAGGCCAAAGAAATCTCTCCGCCTCGACGTGTGACAAGATCCCAGACTGCAACATCTGCTAGAAGCTCCAAGGTCTGTCCCGAGACCCCTCCTGTCCAGCAAGTAGAAGGGAAGGTTCCCTTAGCAGAAGCTGATGTCAGTGATCACGTTAGCGCTGAGATGCACCTCCAGAAGAGTGCATCTAAACCATCAGAGAAGCTCTTCGCGACCATCCTCTTGAGCTCAGATGATGGTTCTCCCAAGGAAAGCAGGGTTGCCAAATTGCCGCCTGTGCCTGCAGCCTCTGAGCTGATGGTCCCTTGCACCCCCGAGGCAGACGATGCAGGAGAAAGCGAGGCTGCGTCTAAGCCGAAAACAGGAAAGGCAGCTAATACTACAGTCATTTTAAGTGAAGAGCCTAGGCTGGAGGAGGTAGATGACTCTGCTCAGGTGCAAGAGGGGTCTGATAAGGAGCCTTCCCAGCGCATAAGGGATAGCCCAGGGACTCCGACAGGCTGTAGGCTGAGCCGTCGCTCAGTGCGCAGGAGTCTGATGGGTAAAACGTCCATGACTCGCAGAACCTCCTTGGCAGAGAAATACTCACTAGCCAGCAAGAGGGAAAGTATGATCAGGAAATCTATCACCAGGACAACGGTCAAGAGGAAGGCAGCTCGAAAGTCATCTGTGTCCTCCAGTCGCATGGATG tctCCAGCTCTGGAGAGGTGCCAGAGGATGAAGAAACAGTTCTCAAAACTGG gcCTCCTCCTGGACCTTGTACCCCCTCCAAGTTG AATCCCCAAAGTCCACAAATGTCACTTCGCTCTCGAACCGTCAGCAGAAATGAAGAGCCGCAGGAGACAAGCAACAACG aaaacaactTAAATAAGAACAGGGAGACCCAGGAGCCACCCCAGAGTGCCAG GAGAAAGCCAAGTTACAAAAGAGCTGTGGATGAACGCTATGACAACCAGCAAGCAGAAGATGGAGGGCTTTCTCCTCCGAGAAGAAAGACCCCATCCCCTACCTTTCCAGCCAGCAAA GTTGTACgtcctttcaaaacatttttgcacactgtgcagaagaaccagctcctcATGACGCCAAGCTCTGTGGGGAGAAATGGAGTAATAAAATCTTTTATCAGGTACAACACTCCTCTCCAATCTGATCCCAAG GAAAAGGAGAGACAGAAGCTAGAGACTCTGAGGAAAAAGCAAGAAGCCGAGCAGCTGAGAAAACAAaaactggaggaagaaaagaaacggCGACTAGAAGAGGCAAAGCT GAAGCGTGAGGAGCGTCTGCGCAAAGTCTTGCAAGCTCGGGAACGGGCAGAGCAAatagaggaagagaggaaaaggcgCATTGAGCAGAAGATAGCTCTGTTTGATGAGAAGACTGAGAAG GTGCGGGAAGAAAGGTTGGCAGAAGAGAAGATCAAAAAGAAGGCAGCTGCcaagaaaatggaagaagcagAGGCCCGGCGCAGGCATGATGAAGAggccagaaaacaaaaagcactgCAGCAG gaggaggaggaacgtCGGCACAAAGAGCTAAtgcagaagaggaaggaagaggagcaggaacGTGCCAGGAAGATTGCTGAGCAGAGACAGgcagaacaggagagagagaaacagctggctgcagagagagagctggagaggaagaaggaacaggagagaaTCCAGGCAGAAAA GCTACGTGAACAGCAGGAGAAGGCTGCTCGCCTGCAGAAGGAAGTGTTGGCTGCTAAAGAACAGCTCCGCaaggagatggagaagaaagaa caggagcagaggcTAGCAGAGATGAAGAGGCAGGAgcaagaacagaagaaactgcCAGAGGAACAAAAGGCTAAAGATATAGCCCAAACACAGCACCTAGAAAACAAAGAG AATTCACCTGCCTGCAATTCATACCAGATGACTCCACAGGCTCACAAAGAGCCAAAGCCCCCCATGATAAATCCAAACAACTATGGACTGGATCTGAACAGCGATGACTCTACTGATGACGAAAGCCAGCCTCGCAAGCCCGTCCCTGCCTGGGCCACTG GGAGTCAGCTTAGCCAAGCTGTAGTCCACCAGTACTACAACCCTCCCAATGTCGACGCGCTCTTTGGGGTGATCGCAAGCCCCAAGCTGGAGGACATCTTTTACAAAAGTAAACCGCGCTACTTCAAGCGCACAAGCTCTGCTGTGTGGAGTTCCCCGCCGTTTCCAGGTGCCAAATCGGTTCTAGGTCTGCCATACAGCCTGAAAAAGTACTGA
- the INCENP gene encoding inner centromere protein isoform X2, translated as MFSSHYSDEPELMPKTPSQKNRQRRKRLSALQEENQELGRKRLSRRRNSSLKLVPATRYSQRLRNKENLELVRAEAKEISPPRRVTRSQTATSARSSKVCPETPPVQQVEGKVPLAEADVSDHVSAEMHLQKSASKPSEKLFATILLSSDDGSPKESRVAKLPPVPAASELMVPCTPEADDAGESEAASKPKTGKAANTTVILSEEPRLEEVDDSAQVQEGSDKEPSQRIRDSPGTPTGCRLSRRSVRRSLMGKTSMTRRTSLAEKYSLASKRESMIRKSITRTTVKRKAARKSSVSSSRMDVSSSGEVPEDEETVLKTGPPPGPCTPSKLNPQSPQMSLRSRTVSRNEEPQETSNNENNLNKNRETQEPPQSARRKPSYKRAVDERYDNQQAEDGGLSPPRRKTPSPTFPASKVVRPFKTFLHTVQKNQLLMTPSSVGRNGVIKSFIRYNTPLQSDPKEKERQKLETLRKKQEAEQLRKQKLEEEKKRRLEEAKLKREERLRKVLQARERAEQIEEERKRRIEQKIALFDEKTEKVREERLAEEKIKKKAAAKKMEEAEARRRHDEEARKQKALQQEEEERRHKELMQKRKEEEQERARKIAEQRQAEQEREKQLAAERELERKKEQERIQAEKLREQQEKAARLQKEVLAAKEQLRKEMEKKEEQRLAEMKRQEQEQKKLPEEQKAKDIAQTQHLENKENSPACNSYQMTPQAHKEPKPPMINPNNYGLDLNSDDSTDDESQPRKPVPAWATGSQLSQAVVHQYYNPPNVDALFGVIASPKLEDIFYKSKPRYFKRTSSAVWSSPPFPGAKSVLGLPYSLKKY; from the exons ATTATCTAGAAGGAGGAATAGCAGTCTCAAACTGGTACCCGCCACGCGATATTCTCAACGACTCCGAAATAAAGAAAACCTGGAGCTAGTCAGGGCTGAGGCCAAAGAAATCTCTCCGCCTCGACGTGTGACAAGATCCCAGACTGCAACATCTGCTAGAAGCTCCAAGGTCTGTCCCGAGACCCCTCCTGTCCAGCAAGTAGAAGGGAAGGTTCCCTTAGCAGAAGCTGATGTCAGTGATCACGTTAGCGCTGAGATGCACCTCCAGAAGAGTGCATCTAAACCATCAGAGAAGCTCTTCGCGACCATCCTCTTGAGCTCAGATGATGGTTCTCCCAAGGAAAGCAGGGTTGCCAAATTGCCGCCTGTGCCTGCAGCCTCTGAGCTGATGGTCCCTTGCACCCCCGAGGCAGACGATGCAGGAGAAAGCGAGGCTGCGTCTAAGCCGAAAACAGGAAAGGCAGCTAATACTACAGTCATTTTAAGTGAAGAGCCTAGGCTGGAGGAGGTAGATGACTCTGCTCAGGTGCAAGAGGGGTCTGATAAGGAGCCTTCCCAGCGCATAAGGGATAGCCCAGGGACTCCGACAGGCTGTAGGCTGAGCCGTCGCTCAGTGCGCAGGAGTCTGATGGGTAAAACGTCCATGACTCGCAGAACCTCCTTGGCAGAGAAATACTCACTAGCCAGCAAGAGGGAAAGTATGATCAGGAAATCTATCACCAGGACAACGGTCAAGAGGAAGGCAGCTCGAAAGTCATCTGTGTCCTCCAGTCGCATGGATG tctCCAGCTCTGGAGAGGTGCCAGAGGATGAAGAAACAGTTCTCAAAACTGG gcCTCCTCCTGGACCTTGTACCCCCTCCAAGTTG AATCCCCAAAGTCCACAAATGTCACTTCGCTCTCGAACCGTCAGCAGAAATGAAGAGCCGCAGGAGACAAGCAACAACG aaaacaactTAAATAAGAACAGGGAGACCCAGGAGCCACCCCAGAGTGCCAG GAGAAAGCCAAGTTACAAAAGAGCTGTGGATGAACGCTATGACAACCAGCAAGCAGAAGATGGAGGGCTTTCTCCTCCGAGAAGAAAGACCCCATCCCCTACCTTTCCAGCCAGCAAA GTTGTACgtcctttcaaaacatttttgcacactgtgcagaagaaccagctcctcATGACGCCAAGCTCTGTGGGGAGAAATGGAGTAATAAAATCTTTTATCAGGTACAACACTCCTCTCCAATCTGATCCCAAG GAAAAGGAGAGACAGAAGCTAGAGACTCTGAGGAAAAAGCAAGAAGCCGAGCAGCTGAGAAAACAAaaactggaggaagaaaagaaacggCGACTAGAAGAGGCAAAGCT GAAGCGTGAGGAGCGTCTGCGCAAAGTCTTGCAAGCTCGGGAACGGGCAGAGCAAatagaggaagagaggaaaaggcgCATTGAGCAGAAGATAGCTCTGTTTGATGAGAAGACTGAGAAG GTGCGGGAAGAAAGGTTGGCAGAAGAGAAGATCAAAAAGAAGGCAGCTGCcaagaaaatggaagaagcagAGGCCCGGCGCAGGCATGATGAAGAggccagaaaacaaaaagcactgCAGCAG gaggaggaggaacgtCGGCACAAAGAGCTAAtgcagaagaggaaggaagaggagcaggaacGTGCCAGGAAGATTGCTGAGCAGAGACAGgcagaacaggagagagagaaacagctggctgcagagagagagctggagaggaagaaggaacaggagagaaTCCAGGCAGAAAA GCTACGTGAACAGCAGGAGAAGGCTGCTCGCCTGCAGAAGGAAGTGTTGGCTGCTAAAGAACAGCTCCGCaaggagatggagaagaaagaa gagcagaggcTAGCAGAGATGAAGAGGCAGGAgcaagaacagaagaaactgcCAGAGGAACAAAAGGCTAAAGATATAGCCCAAACACAGCACCTAGAAAACAAAGAG AATTCACCTGCCTGCAATTCATACCAGATGACTCCACAGGCTCACAAAGAGCCAAAGCCCCCCATGATAAATCCAAACAACTATGGACTGGATCTGAACAGCGATGACTCTACTGATGACGAAAGCCAGCCTCGCAAGCCCGTCCCTGCCTGGGCCACTG GGAGTCAGCTTAGCCAAGCTGTAGTCCACCAGTACTACAACCCTCCCAATGTCGACGCGCTCTTTGGGGTGATCGCAAGCCCCAAGCTGGAGGACATCTTTTACAAAAGTAAACCGCGCTACTTCAAGCGCACAAGCTCTGCTGTGTGGAGTTCCCCGCCGTTTCCAGGTGCCAAATCGGTTCTAGGTCTGCCATACAGCCTGAAAAAGTACTGA